A stretch of Myroides oncorhynchi DNA encodes these proteins:
- a CDS encoding NAD(P)H-dependent oxidoreductase produces MTKTQTTRILVINGHPDPLSYNEALAQSYIDALKDNESVEIKYLALHSLDFNPNLEYGYRKRTELEPDLLKALEDINWSDHTVWIHPLWWLGLPAIMKGFFDRTFLPGIAFIHNPDGETVGLFKGRTARIITTGGDLDINIYTDIYKSSGLVQLRDGILAYCGIETIDTTFIGPMNNLTYKDRAFWLKEVYNYAYLDSLL; encoded by the coding sequence ATGACAAAAACTCAAACTACAAGAATACTAGTTATCAATGGACATCCAGACCCTTTAAGCTACAATGAAGCACTTGCGCAATCATATATAGATGCATTAAAAGATAACGAATCTGTAGAAATAAAATACTTAGCGTTACACTCACTAGACTTCAATCCTAATCTTGAATATGGATATAGAAAACGAACAGAACTAGAGCCTGATCTTTTGAAAGCACTAGAAGATATTAATTGGAGTGATCATACAGTGTGGATACACCCTTTATGGTGGCTAGGATTACCCGCCATTATGAAAGGGTTCTTTGACAGAACTTTCTTACCTGGCATTGCATTTATACACAATCCAGATGGTGAGACAGTTGGCTTATTTAAAGGAAGAACAGCACGTATTATTACCACCGGAGGTGATTTAGATATAAACATTTACACTGACATTTATAAATCAAGCGGGCTAGTACAACTTAGAGACGGAATACTTGCCTATTGTGGAATAGAGACTATAGACACCACGTTTATAGGTCCGATGAATAATCTTACTTATAAAGATAGAGCATTTTGGTTAAAGGAAGTTTATAATTATGCTTACCTAGATAGCTTACTCTAG
- a CDS encoding helix-turn-helix transcriptional regulator: MKDNDTTRLSRLTAILTQLQTKRLLTARTLADKFGVSVRTIYRDIRTLEQAGVPIISEEGRGYSLMEGYRVPPLMFTEAQANALITAEQLVLKNKDTSFIKDYCEAIEKIKAVLKYNLQDNANLLSERTRFDQNNYLERNSNSLSELQFALTNFRIVKIEYTNEQDITTIRNIEPFALLSTENWLLVAYCRLRKEFRFFRLDRIKKLEVLMDAFEPHKMTLQEYFERYH, translated from the coding sequence ATGAAGGACAACGACACAACTCGACTATCGCGACTTACCGCAATACTTACTCAGTTACAAACTAAACGACTTTTGACAGCAAGGACACTTGCAGATAAGTTTGGAGTGAGTGTTCGGACTATTTATAGAGATATAAGAACTTTAGAACAAGCAGGTGTTCCTATTATTTCAGAAGAGGGAAGAGGGTACAGTCTTATGGAAGGCTATAGAGTACCACCTCTTATGTTTACAGAGGCACAAGCAAATGCTTTAATTACAGCTGAACAATTGGTGCTCAAGAACAAAGACACTTCGTTTATTAAAGATTATTGCGAAGCTATTGAAAAAATAAAAGCTGTTTTAAAATATAATTTACAAGACAATGCTAACTTACTTTCAGAAAGAACACGCTTTGATCAAAATAACTATTTGGAAAGAAATAGCAATAGTTTGTCTGAGTTGCAATTTGCTTTAACTAACTTTCGGATTGTAAAGATTGAATACACTAATGAGCAAGATATAACCACGATAAGGAATATTGAGCCATTTGCATTACTAAGTACTGAAAACTGGTTGTTGGTTGCTTATTGTCGATTAAGAAAAGAGTTTCGTTTTTTTCGTTTAGATAGGATTAAAAAATTAGAGGTACTTATGGATGCCTTTGAGCCACATAAAATGACCTTACAGGAGTATTTCGAAAGATATCATTAA
- a CDS encoding DEAD/DEAH box helicase, which yields MKLKKINSTLQENLGRNGLLEPTTLQKKTFGTIKSGKDVVIFGPKEQGKTTAMIIAAIQRVDKLVEEDIATKVLIVVKDKFEVERLVEVFEAYTKYMDLRVYGVHDYTDLDEDKNQLSLGSDILIGTATRLNEMFASAGFDVNQLKMYIIDDIDLQLRNRLEPRLHRLSESIGKTQRVYFATEFVEQLDMFADKSLTEDAEWFDFYDDEEEQDDNE from the coding sequence ATGAAATTAAAAAAGATAAATAGTACTTTACAAGAAAACTTAGGAAGAAATGGGCTTCTAGAACCGACTACACTTCAAAAGAAAACTTTTGGAACCATAAAAAGTGGTAAAGATGTCGTGATTTTTGGACCTAAAGAACAAGGGAAAACTACTGCAATGATTATCGCAGCTATACAACGCGTTGATAAATTAGTAGAGGAGGATATTGCTACTAAAGTTTTGATAGTAGTAAAAGATAAGTTTGAAGTAGAGCGTTTAGTGGAAGTTTTTGAAGCATATACTAAGTATATGGATCTAAGAGTGTATGGTGTACATGACTATACAGACTTAGATGAGGATAAAAACCAACTTTCACTAGGAAGTGATATCTTAATAGGTACTGCTACTCGATTAAACGAGATGTTTGCAAGCGCTGGGTTTGATGTGAATCAATTAAAGATGTATATTATTGATGATATCGATTTACAGCTTAGAAATCGCTTAGAACCGCGTTTACATCGTTTATCAGAAAGTATAGGAAAGACACAACGTGTTTATTTTGCTACAGAGTTTGTAGAGCAATTAGATATGTTCGCAGATAAGTCACTAACTGAAGATGCAGAATGGTTTGATTTTTACGATGACGAAGAAGAACAAGACGATAATGAATAA
- a CDS encoding nucleotide exchange factor GrpE, protein MKIADNYNYKYTIMNTENQDINKEQEEIQQEVVQETADAQEGVENEIKSVEEVLTEQLANEKDKNLRLFAEFENFRKRTAKERLELLSTASEGVMLSMLPVLDDFNRALIELEKHGESEHLTGIRLIATKFTDTLSSKGLVEVEIKAGDEFNADLSEAVTQIPAGDDMKGKVVDVIERGYKLGDKVIRFPKVVIGQ, encoded by the coding sequence ATGAAGATAGCAGATAATTACAATTATAAATACACAATCATGAATACTGAGAATCAAGATATAAATAAAGAACAAGAGGAAATTCAACAAGAAGTAGTACAAGAGACAGCAGATGCACAAGAAGGTGTTGAGAATGAAATAAAAAGTGTTGAGGAAGTACTAACTGAACAGTTGGCTAACGAAAAAGATAAAAACTTACGTTTATTCGCTGAATTCGAAAATTTCAGAAAGCGTACTGCAAAAGAGCGATTGGAGCTTTTAAGTACAGCTAGTGAGGGTGTTATGTTGTCTATGTTACCTGTACTAGATGATTTTAATCGTGCTCTTATTGAATTAGAAAAGCATGGAGAAAGCGAGCATCTTACAGGTATTAGATTAATCGCGACTAAGTTTACAGATACATTGTCAAGTAAAGGCTTAGTAGAAGTAGAAATTAAAGCAGGAGATGAGTTTAATGCCGATTTGTCAGAAGCTGTGACACAAATTCCAGCAGGAGATGATATGAAAGGAAAGGTAGTAGATGTAATCGAAAGAGGATATAAACTTGGGGATAAGGTTATTCGTTTCCCTAAAGTAGTGATAGGACAATAA
- a CDS encoding alpha/beta fold hydrolase, whose amino-acid sequence MINEINSNSFPHPTLISVNGVELEVFEAGKQNAGKPIVLCHGFPEHAFSWRHQIPALVSAGYHVIIPNQRGYGNSSSPTEITQYDIIHLTGDLVALLDHFGYKDAVFVGHDWGANVVWHLALLHPTRVNKIINLALPYQERGDIPWLELMEVVFGEDFYFVHFNRQVGVADAIMNENVAQFCRNIFRKNLPHTPPQPGMYMINLAQTENAVGEPLMDDSEQSVFVSAFELSGFTGSINWYRNMDRNWHLMADIPPIINQSTLMIYGMQDTIPESENLKNIVSNLDIVRLDCGHWIQQEKPEETTQAILKWLAQHND is encoded by the coding sequence ATGATCAACGAAATTAATTCAAACAGTTTTCCTCACCCCACTCTTATCTCTGTCAACGGAGTAGAATTAGAAGTATTTGAAGCTGGAAAACAGAATGCTGGAAAACCAATAGTACTTTGTCATGGTTTTCCTGAGCATGCTTTTTCATGGCGTCATCAGATACCAGCACTTGTTTCGGCTGGTTATCATGTTATCATTCCTAATCAGAGAGGTTATGGTAACTCATCAAGTCCTACTGAAATAACTCAATATGATATTATACATTTGACTGGAGACTTGGTTGCATTACTTGATCACTTTGGGTACAAAGATGCCGTATTTGTAGGACACGATTGGGGAGCTAATGTTGTTTGGCATCTAGCGCTATTACATCCAACAAGAGTGAATAAAATAATAAACTTAGCTTTGCCTTATCAGGAGCGAGGAGATATACCATGGCTAGAGCTTATGGAGGTAGTATTTGGAGAGGATTTTTATTTTGTTCATTTTAATCGACAAGTAGGAGTAGCAGATGCTATTATGAATGAAAATGTAGCTCAATTCTGTCGTAACATATTTCGTAAAAATCTACCTCACACACCGCCACAGCCAGGAATGTATATGATTAATCTAGCACAAACGGAAAATGCAGTAGGAGAGCCACTAATGGATGATAGTGAACAGTCTGTATTTGTTTCTGCCTTTGAATTATCTGGGTTTACAGGAAGTATAAATTGGTATAGAAATATGGATAGAAATTGGCATTTAATGGCTGATATTCCCCCAATTATTAATCAGTCAACTCTTATGATATACGGGATGCAAGATACAATTCCTGAGAGTGAAAATTTAAAAAATATTGTTTCTAATTTGGATATTGTAAGATTGGATTGTGGGCATTGGATTCAACAAGAAAAACCAGAAGAAACTACTCAAGCAATTTTAAAATGGTTAGCACAACATAATGATTAA
- a CDS encoding YdeI/OmpD-associated family protein, producing the protein MIKEVDTYYPQSRKDWRQWLENNHQSKQSIWLVYYNKQSMIPSISWREAVDEALCFGWIDSKTKKVDDSSFIQYFSKRKPKSIWSKINKEIVQLLIDNNRMTKAGFESIEIAKQNGSWSILDEVEELIIPDDLEIAFNRHNGSKDYFLSLSKSTKKIILSWIVLAKRQETKQKRIDEVVESMQKKQVPKQLI; encoded by the coding sequence ATGATTAAGGAAGTAGATACATATTATCCTCAGAGTAGAAAAGATTGGAGACAATGGTTAGAGAATAACCATCAATCCAAACAGTCTATTTGGCTTGTTTATTATAACAAACAGTCTATGATTCCTTCTATCAGTTGGCGTGAAGCTGTAGATGAAGCACTTTGCTTTGGTTGGATTGACAGCAAAACAAAAAAAGTTGACGATTCTTCTTTTATACAATATTTTAGTAAGCGTAAACCTAAAAGTATCTGGTCTAAAATCAATAAAGAGATAGTTCAATTGCTTATTGATAACAACAGAATGACTAAAGCAGGTTTTGAAAGTATTGAAATTGCAAAGCAAAACGGTTCATGGTCAATTTTAGATGAAGTAGAAGAACTAATAATACCAGATGATTTAGAAATAGCTTTTAATAGACATAACGGTTCAAAAGATTATTTCTTGAGTTTGAGTAAGTCTACAAAAAAAATAATATTAAGTTGGATTGTCCTCGCCAAACGACAAGAAACTAAACAAAAACGTATTGACGAAGTTGTGGAAAGTATGCAAAAGAAGCAAGTACCAAAACAATTGATATAG
- a CDS encoding ABC transporter permease has translation MSVLSLIIKREFIAKVRNKSFIVMTFVSPLLFVVLTGFIAYLSSMKGDIKKVAIHDESGLFINQFESNEAFEYQDLSAIDIDILKEGVKEEKYEGILFIPKSDNVDDYQNNVIYISNESPSLSFVSKVELLLGDKITHINLEQSGIDLAVIDKAKADVNLSLVKADGEATVKGLNEIKIIIGGLFGYFIMMFIIIYGNMVMRSVIEEKTNRIIEIIISSVKPFQLMMGKIIGTSMAGLLQFIIWGVVGGILLTIASSVLGINAMPGAGAAEAIEATGGMISPEVMIDVQNYVSEILSLPLVSLFIYFIIFFIGGYFLYSSLYAAIGAAVDNETDTQQFLLPILLPLMLGVYIGFFTVMKDPHGTVATVFSMIPFTSPIVMLMRIPFGVPLWEVIVSILILFSTFILVVWVAAKIYRIGVLMYGKRPSWKELYKWLRY, from the coding sequence ATGAGTGTATTATCATTAATCATAAAAAGAGAGTTTATCGCTAAAGTGCGTAATAAGTCATTTATTGTAATGACTTTTGTGAGTCCTTTGCTCTTTGTAGTTCTTACAGGTTTTATTGCTTATTTAAGCAGTATGAAAGGAGATATAAAGAAGGTTGCTATTCACGATGAAAGCGGTTTATTTATTAATCAATTTGAGAGTAATGAAGCTTTTGAGTATCAAGATTTGTCTGCTATTGATATAGATATCTTAAAAGAAGGAGTTAAAGAAGAAAAGTATGAGGGAATCCTATTTATCCCAAAATCAGATAATGTAGATGACTATCAGAACAATGTAATTTATATTTCTAATGAGAGTCCTAGTTTAAGCTTTGTGAGTAAGGTGGAGCTATTGTTAGGTGATAAGATCACACATATAAATCTAGAACAGAGTGGAATTGATTTAGCTGTGATTGACAAAGCAAAGGCTGATGTGAATCTTAGTTTAGTGAAAGCAGATGGAGAAGCTACTGTAAAGGGGTTAAATGAGATTAAGATTATCATAGGTGGATTATTTGGTTACTTTATTATGATGTTTATTATCATCTATGGTAATATGGTTATGAGATCAGTAATCGAGGAAAAGACTAACCGTATTATTGAAATTATTATTTCGTCTGTAAAACCATTTCAATTGATGATGGGTAAGATAATCGGTACTTCTATGGCAGGGTTACTACAATTCATTATTTGGGGAGTAGTAGGAGGGATTCTTTTAACCATTGCGAGCAGTGTATTGGGAATTAATGCAATGCCTGGAGCTGGAGCAGCTGAAGCTATAGAGGCAACAGGAGGAATGATATCACCTGAAGTGATGATAGATGTGCAGAATTATGTAAGCGAAATCTTAAGCTTGCCTTTAGTGTCGTTATTTATATATTTTATCATCTTTTTTATAGGAGGATATTTTCTTTATAGTTCATTATATGCTGCTATTGGTGCAGCAGTGGATAATGAAACAGATACACAGCAATTTTTGTTACCTATATTGTTACCTTTAATGTTAGGAGTTTATATCGGATTCTTTACAGTGATGAAAGATCCTCATGGAACTGTAGCAACAGTTTTTTCGATGATTCCATTTACTTCTCCTATCGTAATGTTGATGAGAATACCTTTTGGTGTACCTTTGTGGGAAGTTATAGTGTCTATTTTAATACTATTTAGTACATTTATATTAGTAGTGTGGGTAGCTGCTAAGATATATCGCATTGGAGTGTTGATGTATGGAAAGCGACCTTCGTGGAAAGAGCTTTACAAGTGGCTTAGATACTAG
- a CDS encoding CDP-alcohol phosphatidyltransferase family protein → MKTPHLLILLRFLFAPTILLLAMYASNESRNIIVILMILGLLSDIFDGIIARKQNISTIKQRRLDSQVDLIFWLSIGISCYILNPEIIKTYKIGIILVLVMEMMCYLISFIKFRKETCTHAFLSKIWGLLLFSSFVSIIGFDYGGLIISITLIWGIISQLDVILIILILPKWQNDIPSCYHSYLIRKGIPFKKSKLLND, encoded by the coding sequence ATGAAGACACCTCACTTGTTAATACTACTTCGATTTTTATTTGCTCCCACTATACTATTACTAGCCATGTATGCCAGTAATGAATCACGAAATATAATCGTTATCCTAATGATACTAGGATTATTATCAGATATTTTTGATGGGATAATCGCACGAAAACAAAATATCTCAACAATAAAACAACGAAGACTAGATAGTCAAGTGGATTTAATATTCTGGCTTTCAATTGGAATAAGTTGCTATATACTCAATCCTGAAATAATTAAAACATATAAGATTGGCATTATTTTAGTACTTGTAATGGAAATGATGTGCTATCTGATTAGTTTCATCAAGTTTAGAAAAGAAACTTGTACTCATGCTTTTTTGTCAAAAATTTGGGGTCTTTTATTGTTCTCTTCTTTTGTATCAATCATTGGATTTGATTATGGAGGCTTAATCATCTCTATTACGTTAATTTGGGGTATAATATCTCAACTTGATGTTATACTTATAATTCTAATACTCCCTAAATGGCAAAACGATATTCCTAGTTGCTACCATTCATATCTAATCAGAAAAGGTATTCCTTTCAAAAAGAGTAAACTACTAAATGATTAA
- a CDS encoding ABC transporter ATP-binding protein has protein sequence MQPILEVKDVVKTYSDKTALNKVSLTVPKGTIYGLLGPNGAGKTSLIRIINQITYPDSGQILLDGEPLNPRHIQDIGYMPEERGLYKTMKVGEQAMYLAQLKGLSKAEAKRQLDYWFDKLDIKGWWNKKIQELSKGMAQKIQFVVTVLHEPKLLILDEPFSGFDPVNANIIKDEILELKEKGSTIIFSTHRMESVEEMCDYIALINKSNKLIEGKLVDVKREHRTNLYQVGVLSSNVERLMLELSSQFNFTPAKFKSLNNEVQLEVDLGSKMPNELLNILSVNGQVTHFVEKLPTVNDIFIQSVSK, from the coding sequence ATGCAACCTATATTAGAAGTTAAGGATGTGGTAAAAACATATTCTGATAAAACAGCATTAAATAAAGTATCTCTGACAGTACCTAAGGGTACAATATATGGACTTCTAGGTCCTAATGGTGCAGGAAAAACTTCTTTAATCCGTATTATAAACCAAATCACTTACCCAGACTCAGGACAGATCCTGTTAGATGGAGAGCCTCTTAATCCAAGACATATTCAAGATATCGGCTATATGCCTGAAGAACGTGGACTGTATAAGACAATGAAAGTAGGAGAGCAAGCAATGTATTTAGCTCAACTTAAAGGATTGTCTAAAGCAGAAGCAAAACGTCAGCTAGACTATTGGTTTGATAAGTTAGATATTAAAGGATGGTGGAATAAAAAGATTCAAGAACTATCAAAAGGAATGGCTCAAAAGATCCAATTTGTTGTCACTGTATTGCATGAACCTAAACTGCTAATCTTAGATGAACCTTTCTCAGGATTTGACCCTGTGAATGCAAATATTATTAAGGATGAGATTCTAGAGCTAAAAGAAAAGGGATCTACTATTATATTTTCTACCCATAGAATGGAAAGTGTAGAGGAGATGTGTGATTATATAGCCTTGATTAATAAATCAAATAAATTAATTGAAGGTAAATTAGTTGATGTGAAAAGAGAGCATAGAACGAATCTTTATCAAGTAGGAGTGCTTAGTAGTAATGTTGAGAGATTAATGTTAGAATTGAGTAGTCAGTTTAATTTTACTCCAGCTAAGTTTAAATCACTTAATAATGAAGTGCAATTAGAAGTAGATTTAGGAAGTAAAATGCCTAATGAACTTCTGAATATTCTGTCTGTGAATGGACAGGTAACTCATTTTGTAGAGAAGCTACCAACTGTAAACGATATATTTATTCAATCTGTAAGTAAGTAA
- the dnaJ gene encoding molecular chaperone DnaJ, which produces MKKDYYEILGIDKGADAAAIKKAYRKKAIEFHPDKNPGDKEAEEKFKEAAEAYEVLSDADKKARYDQYGHQAFEGGFGGGGGGHMNMDDIFSQFGDIFGSAFGGGGFGGFGGGGQRRVKGTSLRIKVKLTLEDIANGVEKKIKVKRKVQADGVTYKTCPTCNGTGQVMRVANTVFGRMQTASPCTSCQGSGQTMDHKPAGADHEGMVVSDETVSIKIPAGVADGMQLKVSGKGNEAPGKNSIAGDLLVVIEELEHDTLQREGDNLHYDLYISFAEAALGGNKEIDSVTGRVRIKLDEGIQSGKILRLKGKGLPSINSYGNGDLLVHINVWTPKKLNKEQKEFFENMIEDENFKPTPSKNDKSFFEKVREMFS; this is translated from the coding sequence ATGAAAAAAGATTATTATGAAATATTAGGTATAGATAAAGGAGCTGATGCAGCAGCTATTAAGAAAGCATACCGTAAAAAAGCAATAGAGTTTCACCCTGATAAAAATCCAGGAGATAAAGAAGCGGAAGAGAAGTTTAAAGAGGCAGCAGAAGCATATGAAGTATTAAGTGATGCTGATAAAAAAGCTAGATATGATCAATATGGTCACCAAGCATTCGAAGGTGGTTTCGGAGGAGGTGGCGGTGGTCATATGAATATGGATGACATCTTTAGCCAGTTTGGAGATATCTTCGGAAGTGCATTCGGAGGCGGAGGTTTTGGAGGTTTTGGAGGCGGAGGTCAACGTCGTGTAAAAGGAACTAGTCTGCGTATTAAAGTGAAATTAACTTTAGAAGATATTGCAAATGGTGTTGAGAAGAAAATAAAAGTTAAACGCAAAGTGCAAGCTGACGGTGTTACTTATAAGACATGTCCTACATGTAATGGTACAGGACAGGTAATGCGTGTAGCAAATACTGTATTTGGACGTATGCAAACAGCTTCTCCTTGTACTAGCTGTCAAGGTAGTGGTCAAACGATGGATCACAAGCCTGCTGGTGCAGATCATGAAGGTATGGTGGTAAGTGATGAAACTGTATCAATCAAAATACCTGCAGGTGTAGCAGATGGAATGCAACTAAAAGTATCAGGAAAAGGGAACGAAGCTCCAGGTAAAAATAGTATCGCAGGAGATCTGTTAGTGGTAATAGAAGAATTAGAACATGATACATTACAACGTGAAGGAGATAATCTACACTATGATTTGTACATTAGTTTTGCTGAAGCTGCTCTTGGCGGAAATAAAGAAATAGACTCTGTAACTGGTCGTGTGCGTATCAAATTAGATGAAGGAATTCAGTCTGGTAAGATTTTACGTCTTAAAGGAAAGGGATTACCAAGCATAAATAGTTACGGAAATGGTGATTTATTAGTACATATAAATGTCTGGACACCGAAAAAACTTAACAAAGAACAAAAAGAATTCTTTGAGAATATGATTGAAGATGAGAACTTTAAGCCTACTCCGTCAAAGAATGACAAATCTTTTTTTGAAAAAGTAAGGGAAATGTTTTCTTAA
- a CDS encoding sigma-54-dependent transcriptional regulator: MGKTSKILIVEDEAAIRRVLVKILEEESSDYVVDAAENGEEALQKITGEDYDLVISDIKMPKMDGEELLVASKKIKPETIFVMISGHGDLETAVNTMRLGAFDYISKPPDLNRLLTTVRNALDTSKLVVENTILKKKVNKKYEMIGNSEPINHIKDIIEKVAPTEARVLITGPNGTGKELVAHQIHLQSSRAQNMLVEVNCAAIPSELIESELFGHVKGAFTSAVKDRPGKFEQANNGTIFLDEIGDMSLSAQAKVLRALQENVITRVGADKDLKVDVRVLAATNKDLRKEIAEGRFREDLYHRLAVILIKVPALNDRRDDIPLLISHFVNQIAKEQGTIAKEFSDEAMELLKQYDWTGNIRELRNVIERLIILGGKEVSKQDVEMFANK, encoded by the coding sequence ATGGGTAAAACATCGAAAATATTAATAGTAGAAGATGAAGCTGCTATTCGCAGGGTATTAGTGAAAATACTAGAAGAAGAATCATCAGATTATGTAGTAGATGCCGCAGAGAATGGAGAAGAGGCTTTGCAAAAGATAACTGGAGAAGACTATGATTTAGTTATCTCAGATATCAAGATGCCTAAGATGGATGGGGAAGAACTACTAGTGGCTTCAAAAAAAATAAAGCCAGAAACAATATTTGTGATGATCTCAGGACATGGGGATTTAGAGACAGCAGTGAATACTATGCGTCTTGGGGCATTTGATTATATTTCAAAACCACCCGATTTAAATAGATTGTTAACAACAGTTAGAAATGCTTTAGATACAAGTAAACTAGTTGTAGAGAATACTATTCTTAAAAAGAAAGTGAATAAGAAATATGAGATGATAGGTAATAGTGAACCTATTAATCACATCAAAGATATTATAGAGAAAGTAGCACCTACTGAAGCAAGAGTATTAATCACAGGACCTAATGGAACGGGGAAGGAGTTAGTTGCTCATCAGATCCATTTGCAAAGTAGCAGGGCACAGAATATGCTAGTAGAGGTTAACTGTGCTGCTATTCCTTCAGAGCTAATAGAAAGTGAGTTGTTTGGGCACGTGAAAGGTGCTTTTACATCTGCTGTTAAAGATCGACCAGGAAAGTTTGAGCAAGCAAATAACGGAACTATCTTTCTAGATGAAATAGGTGATATGAGTTTATCTGCTCAAGCTAAGGTATTGCGTGCATTACAAGAGAACGTTATCACGCGTGTAGGTGCTGACAAAGATCTAAAAGTAGATGTTCGCGTATTAGCAGCAACTAATAAAGATTTAAGAAAAGAAATAGCTGAAGGGCGTTTTAGAGAGGATTTATATCATCGTCTAGCAGTTATATTGATTAAAGTTCCTGCTTTAAATGATAGAAGAGATGATATCCCTCTATTGATATCGCATTTTGTTAATCAGATAGCTAAAGAGCAAGGTACTATAGCAAAAGAGTTTAGTGATGAGGCAATGGAGCTGTTAAAACAGTATGACTGGACAGGGAATATCCGCGAACTTAGAAATGTAATAGAGAGATTAATAATATTAGGAGGTAAAGAAGTTTCGAAGCAAGACGTCGAAATGTTTGCAAATAAATAG
- a CDS encoding START-like domain-containing protein, which yields MKEKYELEFSINSSPQLLYQYISDPSGLSEWFADNVNSRGEIYSFIWGDSEEKARVVTRKTDERVRYRWLDENDKETDYFFELKIHKDELTKDVTITVTDFAEPSEINESKQLWENQIMDLKQVLGSA from the coding sequence ATGAAAGAAAAATACGAACTAGAATTTTCGATTAATTCGTCTCCGCAGTTATTGTATCAGTATATTTCTGATCCTTCTGGATTAAGTGAATGGTTTGCTGATAATGTAAATTCACGTGGTGAAATATATTCTTTTATTTGGGGAGACTCTGAAGAAAAAGCTCGTGTTGTGACTCGTAAGACTGATGAGAGGGTGAGATACAGATGGTTAGATGAAAATGACAAAGAAACTGACTACTTTTTTGAATTAAAAATTCACAAAGATGAGTTGACTAAAGACGTTACTATTACTGTAACAGATTTCGCTGAACCAAGTGAGATTAATGAATCAAAACAACTATGGGAAAATCAAATAATGGACTTAAAACAAGTGTTGGGTTCTGCATAA